In a single window of the Biomphalaria glabrata chromosome 13, xgBioGlab47.1, whole genome shotgun sequence genome:
- the LOC106071818 gene encoding tumor protein p63-regulated gene 1-like protein, whose product MANLKDLADKSDTLSTEGLDDDKPVPQKEFEGATLEISSNVNDITVTDNNRNRSTNNNLTTGSEFRATDSDDVSVNVVQPSLFRSFSTSSSNNAQDSRGLSRNRPGSMIGSASNKSGASRISTRPGVIQSDLSARSFYCYKETHFEKAVNTVKSIIKPELDGELKSSWLLTEIDHWDFEREKIILLTEYSMFIVKYNFINETLYEYRRVMLHLINAIYIGDFQYPTTSLMPDRKHGGIQIRWDKGEQLSFGQKWNPWCSDIPWVTLSHHPLIYNPKESETVTYNVDEFFESIVTAVSKVFTEKRPGEKVKVVEGPILIESYASPASLVFNQGGIGFFRDRNGVSF is encoded by the exons ATGGCCAATTTAAAAGATTTAGCAGATAAAAGTGATACACTTTCGACAGAAGGCTTAGACGATGACAAACCAGTTCCGCAAAAGGAATTCGAAGGTGCCACATTAGAAATAAGTTCTAATGTCAATGACATTACAGTTACAGATAATAATCGTAATAGATCTACTAACAACAACCTAACAACCGGTAGCGAATTCAGAGCGACAGATAGTGATGATGTATCAGTAAACGTAGTGCAACCAAGCCTTTTCAGATCATTCTCAACTAGCAGTAGTAACAATGCTCAGGACAGTAGAGGATTATCAAGAAACAGGCCTGGCAGTATGATAGGAAGTGCTAGTAATAAATCTGGAGCCAGCCGTATTTCTACTAGACCTGGAGTAATCCAATCGGATTTGTCAGCTAGATCATTTTATTGTTATAAA GAAACCCATTTTGAAAAAGCTGTTAACACTGTGAAAAGTATCATCAAGCCAGAGCTAGATGGAGAATTGAAGTCAAGTTGGCTTCTTACTGA GATCGATCACTGGGAttttgagagagagaagatcATCTTGCTGACGGAGTACTCCATGTTTATTGTCAAGTATAACTTCATCAATGAAACCCTGTACGAGTACCGGAGAGTCATGCTACATCTCATCAACGCCATCTACATTGGTGATTTTCAATACCCAACAACCTCTCTGATGCC AGACCGCAAACATGGCGGGATTCAAATCAGGTGGGACAAGGGAGAGCAGCTGTCATTTGGTCAGAAATGGAATCCTTGGTGCTCAGACATTCCCTGGGTCACATTGTCTCATCACCCACTCATCTACAACCCGAAAGAATCGGAAACGGTGACCTACAATGTTGATGAGTTTTTTGAGTCCATAGTCACAGCTGTTAGTAAG GTGTTTACAGAGAAAAGGCCTGGCGAGAAAGTGAAAGTAGTTGAAGGTCCTATTCTGATTGAAAGCTACGCCAGTCCTGCATCCCTTGTTTTCAACCAAGGTGGGATCGGGTTTTTCAGAGACAGAAATGGTGTCAGCTTTTAA